The DNA window TGGAGACTTCGGCTTCATGTTTGGTGGAAACCGACAGCAACAGGACCGAAACATACCCAGAGGAAACGATATTGTTCTTGACCTGGAGGTCACACTTGAAGAAGTTTACTCAGGAAACTTTGTAGAGGTACGACTTCTCCATCACACATAATGTCTAACTATGTTATTACTCATATTGAATATTACTGCCTGAACAACAACACGCAACAAAACTGAAGTTGTTTATCtagtatttgtttgtgttagtAGAAAGCTAAATAAAGCTAGCGTAAACATTAAGTTGACACTTGAGTTTACACAGTCATTTTGTAAAGTCGAACTTGTGAGGTGGGAATACAGTGTTGCTTTTTGAAGCGATATAGAATCAGAAATATAAAGTCTCAGCAATACCTAGGACTACTAATATGATAATAAAACTATGTATATTGTACCTTTCTGAAGTCAAGATTTTTCTTCTTGCGTGATGTTTACTTGTGTGACTGGTTAACTACCAACACATACAGCTAAAAACTGCAGAAACGTCAAGGTAGAAAAAAGGAACATTTCTGATCCCCGTCCACAGGTGATACGCAACAAGCCAGTAGCGAAAGAAGCCTCTGGAAAGAGGAAGTGCAACTGCAGACAGGAGATGAGGACGACGCAGCTCGGACCAGGTCGCTTCCAGATGACGCAGGAGATGGTGTGTGACGAATGTCCCAATGTGAAGTAAGTGCAGCTTGTCCCGGGCTGTGAGTGGGAGGATGGAGAGGCTGCGCAggagatggtgtgtgtgtgactgggcTGTTTTGTAACGGCAGGCTGGTGAATGAAGAGAGGACGCTCGAGGTGGAGATTGAACAGGGAGTGAGGGATGAGATGGAATATCCTTTCATTGGTGAAGGTATGTTTTTCAGCGCTTGAATCTCAGCTGCTTTATCTTTTATTGAGTTTCTTTCAAATGTTCTCAGGCGAACCGCACATTGACGGCGAGCCTGGAGATCTGCGCTTTCGCATCAAAGTGCTAAAGTAAGAAACAGTTTTACTTGATATACTAAGTGCAAAGTGAATATTAGTAACATGTGTGTATATCAGACATCCAGTGTTTGAGCGTAGAGGAGACGACCTCTACACCAATGTCACCATCTCCCTGGTGGAGGCGCTGGTCGGGTTTGAGATGGACATTCCACATCTGGATGGCCACAAGGTGCCCTTGCACTTCAATTACGATTTCTGTTCAGCATATTCACCGTCAGCTTGGTTCATCAGGTTCACATTGTGAGAGACAAGATCACCAAGCCCGGTGCTCGGATGTGGAAGAAAGGCGAAGGGCTACCTAACTTCGACAACATCAACATTCGTGGCTCGCTCATCATCACCTTCGACGTGGAGTTTCCTCAGACACAGATGGACGAGAAACAAAAGGAGGGTGAGTTTCACAGTCTGTCGCACACTTTCCCATTTGGACTGGGACTGAGTTTTATTAAAACCACGCCCTCCACCCACAACTGTAGGGTGACAAGACATTCTTCAGCCTGATCGTCCATCAGCATCCATGTCTGTCACTAACTAGCCGTTCTGTCGCTGCAGGTATCCGAAGTCTCCTGAAGCAGGGATCGATACAGAAGGTTTACAATGGACTACAGGGATACTAACTTGAACCACGTGGACTGGAACAAACTCGCTCACTCAGAGGGACGTCTTTCGCGAGAAGGCGTGCTCAGTAACCGTGGCCAGGTGTATTTATTGTTCTGTTCACTGAGGATGAATAcggcttgtttttatttgcaatgTTCTGATAAATTGTCAAGTCTAAGTCAAAAGCCCTGCAGGAGTTTCTTTCCCTTTCTGTTTAAGACGGTTTTATTTCTAGGTTCTTGTCTTTGTTTAGAAGAGAAGGACCACAGACACGAGCTCATCTGACTGTAAATAGAGATAAgtgagcttctttttttccccgacTCATTTAAGTTTCCCTACATTTGACTGAGTGCGAACACGCCTGGCTCACTGTGGTCTGAGTTGTGACTCTCGTGATACAGACAGCATCccaagtcacttttttttttttgtctctcactGACAAACACTGGACTGAAACCTGAAGAATGGGTCTGGACCTTTTTTGTTTCCCGGTGGTTTGATTTTACAGAAGTAGGATGTGTGGCGTTATCGGGGGCAGCAAAGCTCCCGCCCCCCTGGTTTTTAGGGAATGTGAACAAATTGGCCATTTTTACTGTTCAAATAAAGATTTCTACGGTTTGTGAGTAAAATGTCATGCCTTCATCCAACCGGGAGGTGGCGCCAGAGATGAATACATTGACCATCCACTAAAGAGGTTGAGTCAGGTGTTTGTCTTTGAAGCGGTGAAGCCAAATCATTTTCGCAATGTCGCCATCGTGGAGGGAAGATGATGGTGCGGCGCCAcggaaaataaaatgcatcttaTGCTGAAGTGAGCAATTAATTTCCATGTAAAagattatttaataaaatatatatatatatatatatttatatattaaatgtAGGAGAAGTGTAGGTACAAACGACAGAGATTagcagtgagaaaaaaaaaattaaaatataaaaataggcAATTTGCCTGGGGGAAATTGAAATTTCCTTTCCCTAGATAATCATTTTGATAATATTTATTACATGTTAATTATAACGTGGATGGATGGCCAGGACCAAAATAATGAATTGTAGGAGAAAACCTTtaagtatttattattttaaaatagaatatatatttaaatgagcCTGTAATGTGGCTCCTGGTCTTAAGTATTTACTATGCAGAGACTCCTATATGATTctgtgtgatttttttgttttgtaaatatcAGGTGAAGATTACACACCAGGCTTGTATTTCAGCGAGTTTGCATGAGTTATAGTTAGCCTCGGATGAATGAGGgaatttttttgttgaatttgcAGACAATATCTTCCTCTAAAATCATGGGGCGAATGATGAGTCAACCAGTCTTTCAATTCCTCCTTAGTGAAGTGGAACATATACGTTGTGTTGTGAATGTTGATCCTCTCACGAGAGAGAGGTCAGCACGAGCTATGAAGTTAGTGTTACTATATTATTGCCCGCTGACAGTAGCAGCAGTACATTGTCAGCTCAGACCACAATATTAACTAAATATTAAGAGCCAAAAGTTAATATGAAACTCAGGATTCTGATGAGTTCATTATTAAAAAGTACACAAATGACTCCACTGTGGATTTAATTCCCAGCTTCTCACAGAAGTTTAATCAACACTTAATGTTTGTCacagaaataaacacacacacacacaatcggGGGGGTGGAGGAGTCAGTCTCCCTGGGTGGGTCGGGGGGTCCTGGATGTCCCCGTAATCGTATTTACAACAGTTAATTTATAGTGTGGTCAACTTCTGCCCACCCATGATCCCTCCACAGACTGCAACACAATATCTGCTTGTGGTTGTGTACGCGTCTATTCATGTGTTGATCCATGTGTTTGTACTTGTgtggtcactgtgtgtgtgtgtgtgtgtgtgtgtgtgtgtctgtttaacTCCCACAGAGATAGCAGACCTGTAGCGGAGGGAGTTTCCTCCTAAGCCCACCAAAGATGAGCAAaagaatatataataatattttgggGACATTCAAATCCTGATCAAATATTAATGAAGAACTGGATCATCGGGATAATGTGCTCCAGAGCTCCAGATACAATTACAACTGGACAAATAAGACTCATATTTCATGGTCAGGGGCCCAGTTTTTTGGGGACATCGGGTAAGGTAGTTCCTCAGTCAAACACATGGAGGCAGCATTGCTTCTTGTGTCAACCCTGAGTGGGCGCGCGTGTCAGTTGCTGAGGCAGATAAGTGCAGGGATCACACTTGACCCTGAGTGTAATGACTCTGCTAAGCGTCGCTGCGGGGTTAAGAGAAGCACCGGCGAGGAGAAGGCTAATTGACCAGCCCAGTGCGTGTGCGCGTGAGCGCGGTGGCGCCAGCGGGTGTTTTGACTCGCTCCAACGCCGCAGTGTGCTCCGTAAATGGTGCCTGACTTGTGAAAGTTTAGGGAAAGTTTGAGCCTGTTGATCGTCCGTTTTGAGCGGAAGTGTGCGACATTCATGCGGATTTAACACCAAGTGTGTGTTATTCATGTCTCGTGTTGTTCAGTAAATGGATTAAAAAACTCGTGCTACTTCTGCCATTACTGAATCATACGAGCTTCAAACTCTCGATTAACcagagaggaaggagatgaaAAATAATCTTGAAGATTATGAGTCCTTGATGAAGACTTTAACTTGAAAGTCCACGTACTTTCTTCCGGCTCTCCCTGAGGCCACGCCCCCATAATCGTTTGACTCAGAGTCATTCCCAGTGACTGCAAATTCatattcaaaataataacaccaaacagctttttttttatttttattatcactTAAATTTGGATGTtcacatttaatttttattgttAAACCCGCGATTGAAAATTGTATAAACGCTTGACTAAGGTATAAAAATATGGCGTGTTCAAGGACATTTTGTGAAATTGTGATCTTTGGGTAATAACACACTCTAAAAGAAGGATAATCGTTACTGTGCCAAACTCACAAATAGTTGACAAAACGTTATAAAGCACAAAGTATAATTTAAATTCCATAGTGCGGTCAGTTATATATGTTTTCAGTGGTGGAGTCCTGTTGTCTTGGGCTGCAATTCCTCTTTCTTCCTGCCTCTGTCATTGAGTTACAATGTGTTTTTTGCAGACCAGCGATTTGAGTGTTTCATCTTCAACTGCTACTCAACAACCACTCATACTCGTGATAACAGCGTTTGTCCTGAAATAAAGACATGGAGTATTAGGTCTTGCTATGAATGACAGACCAGCTAAAGTGACGTGGAAGTTTGAAGAGCATAGACTAGGGATAAAGCAGCCAGCGAGAAAAGTAGCTTCCCTCCGAGGATATTGACTCAAAATACAATATGACAATTTGAGCAGTTTGTTATTATCAATGCCATGACAGACAGTCGTGGGAGCaccgaggggaaaaaaaggggtgtgatgagaaataaaatggaaCTGAAAATAAGAAATGTGGACAGACAAAGCCTGCAATTTGTGGGATCTGAGCATAAAGCAAACAAAGGGCAGCTTTTGTAAGGAATAATGCATGTCAGCCGTATCCTTGTCCCGCCGCAGCTTTGAACACTGCCGGGGACGTCCATCCACTGTCGTGTTTCTATATTAAAGCCAGTCACCTCAAAGGGAAAAAGCCTCAAATATTCAACAATTGAACGGCTGGGCCGATCATTATGGCCAGTGTGGGCGAGGGAAAATGGCTTTGGGGGTTTTCGATTCAGCAGCTTGAATCCCTTCTGATAGCTGCTGTTTATCCCCGTGTTCATCCGGGGGCTAAACATAGTCAACTGTCATTATGGATCccgctccctcctcctcagggatttatttatttctctctcaATTTTATCATCTAATGAtccgtgttgttgttgtttgaaggGGCTGATGGTTCTCCCACATCCTGAGGAAGCGAGGGGCTGCAGGGGATGGCGCAGGGTGACGGCAGGACAAACAGCTCGGCAGACCACCTATACGGATGAAAGCCACAGGACTATGAACCACAATCCGTCTGAATCATGGAGTCTGTGAGGCAAGGCTTTTTATGCTTTTATACCACAGAGTGTTTATAAGAACGTCCTGCAGTCATCCTTCATGAACTAAGCAGCTTCACGTTGACCGCTCTGGCTCAAGGGCTGGGGCGGGTGGCGGAGGCACACTGTCACATGAActggacttgacttgacaaacTGTGCGCAGAGCCAGCGGAGATGTAAATATCTATTAGTGGATGTGGAGGAATCAGACTCTGGGTTGAGGGGAGACTTGAGATGGAGGTGAAAGCAGCCTTTGTGTTTAGAGCAGAGCCCTCTGCTGGACCCTCCCCTCAGTGAGGGGCCGTCCAGGCCCTGTGGTGGTGGATCACAGTTAATAACTGTGCAGAGGGCTGTCAGAGGCACTTAGTCTGATGTTGGGCAGACTGGACCCACGTACACACACTCGCTACTACATCCAGAGAGCTGGGCCAGGGCAGTCAGACGTGGAGGGACAGGCAGAGAGGCCTGGGACTGGAGAGAAAAGAGACCTGGATGAAACAGAATCAACTGAGAAACATAACTGAGAATTAACCTTTAATAAGTGAGGGGAAAACAATTTTCTCTGCATGAGTTCTTGTGTTGTCACTTTCAAATTCTCTTGAAAGCTGCAGCGTGGAGTGAAACCCATAGCCAGTGATGTCAGCTCTGAACTGCAGCAACATTCCTGCACCTTCATTTCCAGGAATATTCTGAAAGGCAGGCTTCATGTGGACAATGTTGTTTAGTCTATTTATGTCCAGTACAGTACAGAGCAGTAGAGTATAGTGTAGTACAGTACAATACAGTATAggatacagtacagtacagtacagtacagtatagtataaATTAGATTTGTGTAGTATAGTGTAACAAACTATAGTATGGTATATAGTAAAGTATTGCATACCAAAGCAAAGTATGGTATAGTACAATATAGTAAAGCATAGCATAGCAATGTATGATATAGTACAATATAGTAAAGCGTATCATAGCGTACCCAGGCAAAGTATGGTATAGTACAATATAGTAAAGTATAGCATAGCATATACTTTTATAGTTCTAACAATGTTATATTATGCTGTAATATATAGTACAGTATAGACTAAAATAGCATAGTGTAGTATAGAGTAGTACAGTACAGCACAGTCCGGCAGCAATATGTGcccaaagaatgaggtcagctgatgaCATGAATACACTTAATGAGCAGGTAATTCATTGGACTCAAACTGCGAACGAGTGGAGAATGAGGCATCATTTCGATTTTCCAGATGCTCTCTAGAGCGCAGTGTCTGACCCTTTCACCATTAATACAAAATCATGATGAAAACTCAATTCAtcactgaaaataaatcttACGTCTCTGGAGTAACTCagcaaaagaagaaagaagaaaggtaAAAGCCGTATTATTTTGTTGGACCGCTGCAGTGTGTGTGGTTTCTCAGTTCGACACACATTCAGAATAATATACAGGTACCTACATACGACATATAGAGCTGCTTCACAACTTAGAGACAAGATGGATCACAAGATACTTGATGCGTCGGTTTAGAGTCtcgaggagaaaatgaaaaagtccTGCTGGTGTCTGATTTAAAACATCCATTTCAGAGAGCTAACTGAATTTAACTGACCGTTCAGACTCACTTAATGTCAAAAACTCCAAGCATAAACAGTATCTCAGCCCGCCAAGGCTCATATTAACCTAATGAGTGTTTTGTGTATCTTAGCAAAGGTCGTGGCTTTGCTCATGAGCAATCATCGCAATGGAACACTCTTCTTCCCAGAGTGTTTCGAGAAGTATAAAGCAGCATCGTAAACATGTCTATCCCGGTTAAATCACTGTGTCTACAGTGGAGTGTCGTTGGACCAAAACAATGGTTGCTCTCTGCCTGTAAGAGCCGTAATCTTCACCCAAGTTCCATCACCAGCTTTTATCAGATGGTGCTCGCAGCGCTCCACAGTGAGGCCCTGGAGCCCGCTACCAACAGGGTCTGATCTTGCCCAGTGACACTTGTGTACTCGCTGGTCTGTCTGACTGTCAACTCCAAAGTCCAGCTCATCCCTATTGACAAGATTAGATAACCTGGTTCTAAAGAGTGAGGTGTTTGCTCAGTGATACCTCTCCACCCTAATAGCATCTGATCTAATGGGAGATTGCAGAGCGTCTGTTGACAGTGGAGCCCCTCACGCTGTCATGGCGATGGCCAAACAACAGAGACACACTGCTTTATTACCTGTAATTACGGGATAAATATCAGCCTCTGCCTTGAAAACAGGGAGTGATCAATATTACACGCTGACCTCAATGCAAACCTGGTGCAGTTGCTTAATAAGACTCCGGCTCTCTGGTGTGAGGGCCACTTAGGAACGACACAGCTACGATAGAAGTTTCATTTATGGGTTAGCGCACATTTTGGTAGCGTAACTATGGCGGAGTACTATTGTCTGTCAAGCTATGTAAAAGAGCTAccgataaaaaaaatagaaatttgACTAGTAGAACTCAAACTTATGGATAGAAACAACAGTGTTGGTGAGAGTTTAAAGTTCTTCTATAGGGATGACTCGATACCACTTTTTCACACCCGATACCGATACTGCAGCCTTGAGGATCGGTCAGTGCCAAGCCGATACCTCCTGCCTGTCAATCAGAAAGTTGTTCATAATGTTTATGGATGAGAACAGTTTAATACTGCCGCTTCAAAACACCACATCACTGAACTGCTTTGGCTTTAGTAAAATGTCATGCTTTTATCAGCACAAACGGAAGACGATCTTAGAGCAAATATAGAAagaattaaacaaaacaaaaatactactCCATGCACCACTGTGCAATCCATTATAGTGAAAGTGAAATGGAGGATATTTGGGTTTATGGATTGTATCTGACactttcttgaaaaaaaaatctgataccTGACCCAGTCATTATGGCCTGGATTGGACCCGATACTGATCCAGGTCGATGCTGATAACTATCCCATGTTATGTTGTTTGGTTTGAACCCTGTAGTTGGCTGAAAGTCAATAGTTTTCCCAGCTAGCCTGGGTGATGGACTGCAGGAACTACCCTCTCCAGTTCTAGAACACCCCTGGTTTTCAAGCTTACTGGATCACTTCGCCAGACTCACCACCGCGGGGTCAGAAAGCCCAGCAAATGGGTTGAGAAGCACTCAGAAGCATCCAGGGGATCCTAATCATTCTCCACGGATTTCTTGCTTTAAGAAATCATATCCATTGTTGATCCAATGAAACAAAGATCCATAGCTGCTGCAAATGGAATGAAATCAAACCGACTGTGAAACATAATTCAGAATTTCCTCCAGAGCGCAGGTAGCTTCATTTAGCGGGCGGCGAGGGGCTGGGTGTTTCTCTCCCTGGCGTCTCTGGTGTTCTGTTTAaatcatcacttcctgttctcaATCCCCACGTCTGCTTATCCATCATTTCATGGGCATGTGTGTTGATACACGCGGGGTCCTATTGCACTGACTCCAGCCTCCCATGGGTGGCAGCGGTGGGCTGCTCCAAGAAGAAACCCCTACAATTACAGCCTAATCAGTTAGCTTTGCAGACAGACCCCCGGGTCTCCAGCAGCCTCATCTAACCCACCCCCACCGGCTGGTCTCGCTCCCAGCCACACAACACCAATCCTGACCTTGTCCCTGCAAAGACCCCTGTTCCCCCTGCGCTGTCCTCTCCCTGAGATAAAACAGGTCTGGCTTTGGTTTGAGAAAAGTGTTGGCTTTTCCCGTCCCTCACTTATCCACTCTTGTCTGGTCGCCTCGGCCCTTTCACCTCGCCGACACACATTAACACATCCGACTGTAAGGTGCAGCCGTGACTGGGGGTTTCACACTGCTGAGCGAGccagtcagctccaagaagaaaTAGCTCAGGAAGTACGCCAGAGCAAATGCTGGTTTTCTCCCTGTCATCTTGATTTCTgagctgttgtttttttaagcatGCACGCTTCATGATGTTAATGGCCATGAAACCAACTGCACACACTGCACTGCACACCAACTGCGCACAACTCTAGAGCCCGGTATAAAAGCTTTTGTAGTTCGGCGGCTCCATCTTTGCATCAACTCCTCGCCCAGCAGAGGGAAGTACATTCCGACCTGGCATGGACACTTCACTTTCAAATAAGCACCTTTAGAGGTGACAACCTTCAAAGCTGTCACTCAAATTCATGACTTCTCAAAAGATATATGCAGACTTGCCGATGATCTCAGATGATGTATCATCTTCTGTGTGCTCCagcatcttctttctctttcggcttctcccttcaggggtgtccacagtggatcatcttcctccatctcacctctgcttcctcttctctcaaacctacaaacctcatgtcctccttcaccacctccataaatctcctctttggccttcctctccaccttctgcctggcagttccaacctcatcatcttcctaccaatggactggctctctctcctctgtacatgtccaaaccatctccatctagcctctctgactttgtctcctaaacacccgacatgtgctgtccctctgctctactgcttcctgatcctatccatcctgctcccATTCTGTGTTCTCCAACTATTTTCTGGATATGATACATGTCAAGATAGCCTCAGCCTGTTGCCATGCAGCTCTGTCTTTCAGAGGAGTTTTGACCTTtatttaagcattttttttcccatcatgaaCGCAACACGCTGTGAAATAATGTATGCTCTCGACGGTCATTATCCCATTCAGGGAAAATCATGGCTATAGCTGTTTCCAGGAAAGCTAGCAGGCTTCTCTAAATAATATCTGAGTCATAAAAAATCAggccacaaaaacaaatcaaacacatCACGATATCAGTCTGGCACGTCCGTCTGCGTCAACGAAATCCTGGCTTTTCCCTGGATCATTAATCACAACGCGCACTGTTTAACTGCCTAATGTGATGCTCCGTCAAGCAAATGGGTGAAACTCTACACAGTTAATCGATGACACATGGAAGGTCCTGGTAATGTCTGACCGCTTCCATTCTCCTCATTCGCCTTGTCATTCCTCTAATACCACACCCTGCACAAAGACACATCAGCCAGGCCACCCTTTATATACACAAGGCGTCTGCTTCATCAGTCACTTCCACTGCCCCGAATCCATAACAAGTAAAACGTGTACAAACACATACCGTCAACATCGTGCGGTACCAGAACGTAAAAGCAGGTTTTTTGCTTGTGAATCTGAGGCTTCCAAACCTTTTTATTCCCTGAAGTGATAAATCATCACAATGCCACGGATTTTTACAGTTTAGTTAATCTtcctaaatctaatccatttcAACAGCTGTGAAAACTCAATACATGTGAGTGAACTAAAAGGACAAAAAGGTTATTGGATGCAGAAGATGAGCTCACTAGACATGGGGCACCGCATAAAGTTGCCCCTCGGGTGTCAAGTTCTAGGGTAGCAAATGGATGAATTTCCGGTGCCAGGCCTGTGATTGGCCGAGCTGCTGCACTGGATGGGCACATTTTCCAGTGCCCCACAAGCTGCGTGTTATGAATAGGAACCAGTTTCCTCCGGTTGCAACACATCTTCACTCAAAAGGCGTTGTATATTGAACTGGAGGAAGTTGCCTTTTGCATCCgctactgacgacaaaggcagccttcagcgttgcatgttgacgcattggcaggGCgacgtgtgaaaaaaaaaatagaggttGGAGTAAGCCAcaggatggcgctccattcattctatgtttaacagcgtgtcaattgctatttaaagccctgCGAATGGATGTGACTTTCACTACCATCACTGAGGACAAGAGCCACagaaggggttataaatagcaactgacatccagtgcatttcagtgaagagagcttcagcaTGTCTCCCCACGAGGTTTACACGTTCCTCGCACATTCACATTGCAGCATCAaaatgcaacgctgaaggctgcctttgtcgtcagtatggcatgcaaaagtccactttaccAACGTCCAGATATGATGCCTTTTGAGTGGGGATGGGTTGGCacaatatatttataattttacaatatatttatattcataggTGACATGTCGGAAATACACAAGTGCACCTGATGGCGCTATACAGGTAATATGAGGTGTGGGGCAGTGCtccagcgccacctattgaCCAGTCGCCTATGTTTTCCAACCAACCGATCTTTGTCTTCATCAACACCACGCATCACAAAACTGCGTCCTCCAGGTGACGCCAACAAGTTGGTCACCTCCTACGATTTCTACCTGGTGGCAATGATTTTTCATGAGATGGAAGAAATCACTTCTCTTTACTATTGTGCCCTTTTTGTCTCTCAAGAGTTCAGTGCAGTGTTGGGGAAGCTTGATTTATTCACCTTGTCAACCTTGCCAGCAAATAAGACAGCAGCATACAACAGACAGTCCACAATAGTTTGTGTCTTCCAAACGTCCAAAATGGCTTGTCTGCATCAAATACAATGTGTAATGTAGTCTTTTCCTGGAAGAGAAAATGTTATTGTATATTTTTACCAAGCTCAACCTGAGTTATGAAACCCTGCGGCCAATT is part of the Synchiropus splendidus isolate RoL2022-P1 chromosome 10, RoL_Sspl_1.0, whole genome shotgun sequence genome and encodes:
- the dnajb11 gene encoding dnaJ homolog subfamily B member 11; translated protein: MAAKGLSLCKVCCLLLYAITAVFAGRDFYKILGVSKSASIRDIKKAYRKLAMQLHPDRNPDDPKAQDKFADLGAAYEVLSDEEKRKQYDAYGEDGLKEGHHSSHNDIFSSFFGDFGFMFGGNRQQQDRNIPRGNDIVLDLEVTLEEVYSGNFVEVIRNKPVAKEASGKRKCNCRQEMRTTQLGPGRFQMTQEMVCDECPNVKLVNEERTLEVEIEQGVRDEMEYPFIGEGEPHIDGEPGDLRFRIKVLKHPVFERRGDDLYTNVTISLVEALVGFEMDIPHLDGHKVHIVRDKITKPGARMWKKGEGLPNFDNINIRGSLIITFDVEFPQTQMDEKQKEGIRSLLKQGSIQKVYNGLQGY